The sequence GGATCATGTGTTATTGGTCACGGTATTTTTTCAACTGATCGCCGATCATATCTCCAAGCGAGAAGCCAGAGGGCTCGTCGTTGGCTGGCTTTTCATAGGCACGTGTTTCTTTTCGTTCTTGCTCTTCAGACGCTTCGCGAATGCTAAGAGATACGCGTCTGTCTGCTTCGCTAACTTCGAGCACTTTCGCTTGCACTTGTTGCCCTTCTTCCAACACTTCTTGCGGAGTGCCGATATGGCGTTTAGAAATTTGCGAGATATGGACGAGTCCTTCCACCCCTGGTGCGATTTCCACAAAAGCACCAAACGATACGAGGCGCTTGACTGTACCAGTAACGATATCGCCAGCTGAAAATTTGCTTTCAATGTTTTCCCATGGGCCAGCTAGCATCTCTTTGATAGAAAGGGAAACGCGTTCGCTATCAGGATCAACGGAAAGCACTTTAACTTTCACATCTTGCCCTTCTGACAGCACGTCTGACGGATGCTCGACACGCTCATGGGCAATTTGCGAAATATGGACGAGCCCATCAACACCACCAACATCGACGAAAGCGCCAAAGCTGGTCAAGCGCTGAACTTTCCCTTCAACGACATCGCCAGCTGAAAGGGAATGCAACACTTGCTTTTTCTTTTCTTCAATTTCGGCATCGAGAACAGCCCGTTGTGATAGAATCAACTTATTGTTGTCTTTGTCAATTTCTGTTACTTTCAAACGCAATTGCTTGCCTTTGTAATCAGAAAAATCTTCAACATAATGGCGCTCTACTAATGAAGCAGGAATAAATCCTCTTACGCCAACATCGACGACAAGGCCGCCTTTCACAACTTCGGCTACTTCTGCTTCAATAACCTCGCCTTTTTCATACGCTTCCTCAAGCTGTTCCCATGCCTTTTCGGCTTGAACCGCTTTTTTCGACAAAATCAATTCATCATCTTCGACTTTTGTGACTTTCAGTTCTAATTCATCGTCAACAGAGAGGACATCGCTTGCCTTTTCTACATGCAGGCTCGACAGTTCACTAATGGGCACGATGCCGTCTACTTTAAAGCCGACATCCACAAATGCCTGCTTGTCTTCAACTTTTGTTACTTTCCCTGTAACAATATCCCCTACAGAAAAAGATTTGATTTCATTCATGCCGTCATTCATTTCTTCGACCATTGACTTTTGCCTCCTTCAATCCGGCAACGCCGGGCATCTTGCGTTTTTTTATAAACAGCCTTCAATGTTTCTAAAAACGAATGAAGGACGTTTTATGATAGATCTTGATATTGATCCTTCAGCTTTTGAATTTCATCCATGATGATTTCAGTGACTTCCTTTGCTGAAGTGCGGTTCGCCCGGTGCTCTTCCATAGAGATTGGCTTTCCATAAACGAGGGTAACACGGCCCCTCATTTTGTAAGGGCCAATAATGGCACACGGGACAACGTGGGCGGTGCTTTTTAAAGCAAAAAAACCAGCGCCCGACAGCCCCTTTCCGATCTCACCGGTTTTAGAGCGCGTTCCTTCTGGAAAGATGCCTACCATATCCCCAGATTTTAAAATATCTAAAGAAGTGCGGAGCGATTGTTTATCGCCGCCGGCGCGATTGACTGGGAAAGCGCCTAGCTTTCTCAGCAGCGTTTTCAAAACAGGTACTTTAAACAGCTCTTTTTTAGCCATGTAACGTACTGGCCGTTTGATATAGGCACCTAGCAAAGGCGGATCATTGTTGCTAATATGGTTTGCGCATAGCAACACTGCACCTTTGTCTGGAATGTTTTCTTTCCCATAAATACGAACTTTGAACAGCGCATTCAAGTAAAGGCGGCAAACGGCTTGTCCAAATTGGTAAAGTGTCATTGGCGCGAATGCTCCTTTACTAAATCGAGAATCGTCTCAACGACTTCATCAATTCCCATGCTGGTCGTGTCGACGACTTGCGCGTCGGCTGCCTGCTTAAGGGGAGCGATCGCTCGTGTTGAATCCAGTTCATCACGCTTAGCAATGTCTTTTTTTAGTTGTTCGAAATCCGACGGGAGCCCTTTTTCCAATTGCTCAAGATGGCGGCGTCGAGCCCGTTCTTCGACTGAAGCAGTCAAAAACACTTTTACATTGGCATCTGGGAGCACATGGGTTCCAATATCGCGTCCGTCTAGTACGGCGTTTTTCGATTTGGCCAGCTCCTGCTGCATCGCTGTCATGCCTTCCCGTACTTCCCGGTGGCTCGCTACAAGCGACACATTGCTGTTCACTTCGTCTGTACGAATCGCAGCGGTAATGTCAGCGCCGTTCCAGAAAACAGCCGTCCCTTCATTGGATGATTCCAAACGCAGCTCGCTCTTTTCTAGAAGTTTGCCAAGCGCTTCCCCGTCGTGCAAATCAACGCCCTCAGCTAACGCCGCAAATGTGATCGCCCGATACATGGCCCCAGTATCAATATATAGAAAACCTAATTTTTCAGCTGTTTTTTTGGCCACTGTGCTTTTTCCGGCGCCAGCAGGTCCATCAATTGCCACATTAAATCCTTTTGCCATAAATTCACAACACTTTCCTGCATTCTCTTTCTTACGATACGACAAAGCAGCAGACTTTTCAATCCTAACGTTCACTTCCCGTATCTTTCTTTTTATTATCTCATAATTTGCATAAATGGCAAGCACGAGACGAAAAAAAGGCTCTCTTTCCGGAGAGCCTTCTGAATTAATATTCTGGTTCTGAATCCTTCATTCGTTCGACTTTTTCTTCTTCGCCTGTCAACGCATTAATGAAAATTCGGTATGTGTCGTTATCCCTTGTTCCGTAAAATTCATAAACAAATACTTCTTCATTAATGTCATTTTCAATGACGGCAAGGTGGTCTTCTTGAATTTCGACATGTTTATTGACTTTGGCTTGCGCCTCTTCTTTCGTCAATTTTGGTTCTGGGATTTGCCTGTCTTCTTGATGGTGGATCAGATGGCCACGGCCGACATAGGATATAACGTCCCCGTCATCTAAAGCCACTTCAATCATGACGTTATCCGGGTATATGCGGACTCCGTCTTGGACATAAGCAAATTCGAGAACGCCAACGTTGTCGTATTGCGTGCTTTCAACGAGCTGCATGCCTTCTTTGCCGCCACGTTCAAGAAAGTTCTGCGCTTTATTGACCGCTTCATTCAAACTGATTTTCGCTTTATCAATTTGCCGGTCTTGCATAAACCAAATCGGTTCGCCGCCTTCAACGCTCATATCCATGTCATAGTTGGCTTGGTTATCAGGATCATCAATCAAGAGAGAATAAGCTGGATATTCTAGCGCTTTTGGCGAGTCGCTAATTTGCACGCTCGTGCCTTCGCCTAATTTTAAATAATCAAGCGCTCGTTGCTTTGCTTCCTCTTTTGAAATCTTTTCTTTTCCTGCCAGCGCTTCTTTTAACTCGCCATTTAAGTTGCGGATCGCTGAATCCGTTGCGCCCCATTCTACTTCGCTAAAACCTTGAACCGATTTATTTAATCTTTCAAAGTGGCCTGCAACCGATGATTGGGATGGCTCGTTTTCTCGCTGTTCATCATTTTGAGCCAGCCATTGCATGTCTCCTTGCATAACAGTTGCTTGTGTTTTTCTCATTGATTCCCTAATAGAACTGGCTTGCTCATACAATTGGGACAATGTCTCATATTCTTTGTCCGTAAGCGGCTCGTTGTTTAAGTCGCGGACAGATGTACGGTAGGCAAAATCGCCGATTTTAAACAAATATTTTTCGGTGTCGTCCATATTTAACTCTTGAACAGGCAGTTCAGCCAAACTTTTCTCAGCAAGGCTCGTCACCCGCCAAACATCAGCCAGTGAAGGCGTCAATTGCCTTTGTGTGTTCATCGCAAGTGTCTTGCCAAGCTCGTCTTCAATTTGGTCAATATGGTAAGTCAAATCATGAAATGCCCGCTGGTACGTATTGTTCGCTGTAATTTGCAGCTGGTCTTTTTCTTGCTTTTGCTGGTAGCCCCAAACGCCTGTGCCTACTACTGCAACAGCTAAAGCAGCGATTAAAAGATTGCGAAACATGCAACTAGCACCTCCGTTTTAATAGCAGAAAATATGTTTGCCAATTCGCTTAATTTGTGGCCGTGACCAAATCCATCCTGAAGTCGCTGTATCTGGATTAAAATAATAAAGCGCATTGTTGGTCGGGTCTTGCCCATTTAAGGCATCAAGCACAGCTTGCCTTGCCGTTTCATCTGTGCCTAAATTAATTTGCCCATCAGCTACCGCCGTGAAAGCACGGTCTTCGTATATGACGCCAGCGACTGTATCTGGGAAAGTCGCTGAATTTAGACGGTTGACAATCACTGCTGCCACCGCGACTTGTCCTTCATAAGGCTCCCCACGGGCCTCGCCATACACTGCCTGAGCCATCAGTTGAATATCATTTGATGAATAGCCTGAAGGCACATTGTTTGCTTTTTCAATAATGGGTTCTTGTTCATTTCCAGTTTCAGGCTGATTCGGAGTTGGCTGCTGTGCCTCGCCACCTTTTCTTGCTTCTTTTTTTTGTTTGCCTTGCTTATCGGCAGAACCTTTTGGCCCTTTCTGGATGTCTTTTGGTGTGCCGCCATAGTGAGAAAATTTTCTACCTTCGTTCAGTGCTTTTGTCACAAAGGCTTTATCGTAGTCGGTTGTGCTCGCCAGCTTTGCTTTCATGTCGTCTCCAACCAACCCATCAATTTCAAGCCCATATTCGTACTGGTAATGCCGCACAGCCCAGTACGTCCCCCAACCAAAAACACCGTCAATTTTGCCATTATAATACCCTACATACTGCAAACGAGATTGCAATTCGACGACATCGTCGCCTGTTGCCCCTTTTTGAATGATTTGGTCACTAAAGGCATCAACCATTTCGTTGTTAAAAAAAAGAACCGCAAACGCTAAAGTTGCACCGAGAAGGCACCGAGCGATTCGCTTTGTTCGAAACATATTTTCGTTCCTCCTTATGCCCACTCATTGTGGGGAAATTGGTCGTTACTGCTAGTCTTTGTTTTGCTGGGGTGTTTTTATGCACAAAAAAACAGACGCAAATGCTTTCGCTCATTTGCGTCTGTGTTCTTATAAGCCCCCCACATTAAAATAACGGGCTTCCGGATGAGAAAATACAAGCGCTGTGACAGATGCTTCTGGTTCCATCATGTACCCATCGGTCAATTCTATACCAATTTTTTCTGGACGGAGCAATTGAAACAACTTAGCTTGATCCTCTAAATTCGGACAGGCAGGATAGCCAAACGATACGCGGATGCCTTGGTACTTCGCTGCAAACCGTTCGCTCATTGTAAAATCAGCGCCATCTGGAAACCCCCAACGATCACGCATTTGCTCGTGGACGCGTTCTGCCAAACCTTCGGCTGTTTCTAATGCAGCCGCTTGAATTAAATGACTATACAAGTAATCGCCTTTTGCTTTTGCCGCTTCTGCTGCCTCGCGCACACCAGCTCCGGCGGTAACCGCTAAAAACCCGACATAATCAACCCCTTCACCAATAGGGCGGACATAATCTGCCAAGCATAAGAACGGAGCTTGCGTTTGCCGGGGAAAAGCAAAACGTTCAAGTTCACGGCCAACATCATAAGGATCAAAGATCACTAGCTCATCGCCGTCGGCATTAGCAGGATAGAAACGGTACATCGCATTCGCCTGTAACGTTTTCTTCATCTTCGCTTCTTGGAAAAACGCATCAACTTGGGCTTTTAGACTCGTGGTGCGTTGGTCTTTCTCAGCAAGCAAGCGGCTCACTTTTCCTTTGATGCCAAGATGACGGCCAAGAAGCATTTGCATATTCACATATGGGTAAATATGGTCGATTTTATAATCGCGGATTATATGCTCATCAAGATCCGTTGGTTTAAAGACAGCGTGATGATGGGCGATATCCGACTTTTGCCTCTTAGCAAGCGTCGGCGCTTTCGTTTTTCGCTGATCGTTAAACTCTGCTTTTTGTTGTCTTGCCGTGGCTAGTTCAAGGGCAAGTTCATTTCGTCCTTCTGGAGAAGTGAGGCGATTGGCAAGCTCTAAACCATTCATTGCATCTTTTGCATAAACGACTAATCCTTCGTATTCAGGAGCAATCCGTGTATCCGTAAATTTCTTCGTTAAAGCAGCGCCACCAACGAGAATCGGGATGTCCACATGTTGTTGCCGTAAGTCTTGTGCTGTTAACACCATTTGCTGGGCGGACTTAACAAGCAGACCTGATAACCCAATTGCTGTTGGCTGTTCTTTTTTAATCGCTTCTAACAATTCATTAGAGGTCACTTTAATTCCTAGATTGACGATAGAGAAACCGTTATTGCTCAAAATGATGTCGACAAGGTTTTTGCCAATGTCATGAACATCTCCCTTAACCGTTGCAAGCAATATCTTGCCTTTCCCTTGTTCTTGTTCGCTTTTTTCCATATGTGGTTCAAGATAGGCAACGGCCGCTTTCATGACTTCTGCACTTTGCAACACTTCTGCAACGATTAATTCATTGGCGTTAAACAACCGTCCAACTTCATCCATGCCCGCCATCAGTGGTCCATTTATAATGGCAAGTGGCGTGTCATACAGGCGCAAAGCTTCAGCTAAGTCTGTCTCAAGTCGTTCTTTTGTCCCTTCGACAATATAGGCAGCGAGCCTCTCTTCTAAGGACATGTTTGCATACTCGACTTTTTTCTCGGTTTTCTTCCCACGATAAAAATCAGTAAACGCCGCCAAATGGGCATCATTCGTTTGAAACAACAGCCGATCGGCTAGCTGTTTCTCCTCATCAGGAATGCTCGCATAACGTTCCAGCTTTTCGGTATTGACAATCGCATAATCAAGGCCTGCTTGTGTGCAATGATACAAAAAGACTGCGTTTAATACTTCACGGCCAACTGGAGGAAGCCCAAAAGAGACATTCGAGACTCCTAAAATCGTTAAGCATTGGGGCAGCTCTTTTTTTATAAGGGCAATCCCTTCGACTGTTGCTGCTGCCGAACCGATGTATTGTTCGTCTCCTGTTCCTACAGGAAATACAAGCGGGTCAAAAATGATGTCATGAGGCGGAATGTTGTACTTTTCGGTTAGCAGCTTATACGATCGCTTTGCCACGGCCAATTTTCTTTCGGCTGTGACAGCCATACCTGTTTCATCAATTGTTCCTACTACAATGGCGGCGCCATATTTTCTCACAAGTGGCAGCACTGCGGCAAACCGCTCTTCGCCATCTTCTAAGTTAATGGAGTTAATAATCCCCTTTCCTTGGGAATAGGTAAGCGCTCGTTCTATGACAGCTTCATCAGTAGAATCAATCATTAGCGGCACTTTAACTTTGTTGACTACATAGTTCAGAAAAGCAGCCATGTCCTCTTGTTCGTTTCGATCTGGATCTGCTAAGCAAATATCTATGACGTGTGCTCCACGCTTGACCTGGGCCCTTGCGATTTCCGAAGCTTGTTCATATTCCCCTTCTTCAATCAGGCGTTTAAATTTCCGTGAGCCAATCACATTTGTACGTTCTCCAACGAAAAGCGGGCGCATCGAGTCGTCATACAACAGCGGTTCAATCCCTGATACAGCGTGGGTTTGACGTATTTTCGCCTTGCGGGGCGGGTACTTCTTGATCACTTCAACCATTTTTTTAATGTGGGCAGGCGTCGTGCCGCAGCAGCCGCCAACTACATTTAGCCAACCTTTGGCAGCAAATCCTTCAAGTTTTTTAACAAGCGAATCTGGCGTCTCGTGGTACACACCATCTTCATCGGGCAACCCTGCATTTGGGTAACAGCTCACATTCGTTTCAGCAAGTTCTGCGAGGGAGCGAATATGGTCGCGCATGAACTCCGGCCCAGTCGCGCAATTTAAGCCAACAACTGCTGGCTTCATATGTTCAAGCGACAAATAGAAGGCCTCCACCGTCTGTCCAGCTAATGTCGTGCCCATCGGTTCAATCGTTCCCGATACCATTAGCGGCAATGTTCGTTCAGTACGTCTGAATGCCTCGCTTATCCCTAGATACGCGGCTTTAACATTGCGCATATCTTGGCTCGTTTCCAACAACAAAACGTCACAGCCTCCGTCAATTAAAGCACGGGCTTGTTCTTCGTACGCTTCGATTAGTTCTTGGAATGTCGTCCCCCCAGTTACAGACAATGACTTTGTCGTCGGGCCCATCGCTCCAGCAACGAAACGGGGTTTTCCTGGTTTTGATGCGCGATCAGCTTCCATTCGGGCTAGTCGAGCGGCTTCCTTGCTAAGGTCATAGGCTAAATGGGCAAGGCCGTAATCAGCAAGAACGATGCTCGTTGAGCCGAACGTATTAGTGGAAATAATGTCTGCCCCTACCTGTAAATATTTTCCATAAATTTCCGATACAATATGAGGTGCAGTTTGATTTAAATACTCATTGCAGCCTTCATATGCTTCTCCACCAAAATCGGCTGCCGTCAAGTTTGCTTCTTGCAACATCGTCCCCATTGCTCCATCTAGCACAAGGATCGATTGCTTTAGCTGCTTTTCAAATAGAGATTCTGTCATATTCGCTCGCCTTCCATCGTGTGGTTTGTCGGATTCGCTATCGCTCGGCAATGGGTGGCAAGCGCTGCAGTTAATTCATAACGCAAAAACGGTGTTACTAAATACAAGCCGTTAAAATAGGTCCTAGCTGCGTCGGCTAGCTCCATCGCGATTTGCAAACCTTCTTGCTCGGCTTTTTCTTTGTCGTTTCCACATGCCGCCATCCGTGCTCTTGTCTCGTCGCTCAATGTCATTCCTGGCACTTCATTATGAAGAAACTCCGCGTTTCGGCTGCTTGTTAGCGGCATAATGCCAACGAAAATCGGCACAGGCAAATGCTTTGTTGCGTTATACAATTGTTCAAATTGTTGTTCATCGAAAATTGGCTGCGTCAGAAAATAATCAGCACCAGCTTCGATTTTCTTTTCTAAACGTCGCACCGCTTTATCAAGATGCTTAACATGGGGATTAAACGCTGCCGCTGTCGAAAAAGATGCTTTACTGCCAAGGGAGTTTCCAGAGAATGAAATCCCTTCATTCATTTGCTTAATTAAAGGCAACAATTTTAACGAAGATACATCATACACAGATGTTGCTCCAGGAAAATCACCAATCTTGCTTGGATCCCCAGTGATAACAAGCAAATCATGAAGCTCGGCTAGATGGAGCCCCATTAAGTGTGATTGCATGCCAATCAAGTTACGGTCACGGCATGTTAAGTGGACAAGGCTACGCAATCCTAACTGTTCCCTTACTAACATCGCCAACGTTTGGTTGTCAATACGAGGATTAGCAAGAGAATTGTCGGCAAGCGTTAACGCATCTACCCCTGCCTCTTTTAACGCTTTGGCTCCTTCCATAAATTTCGCAATCGTTAATTTTTTTGGCGGATCAAGTTCAACAATAATTGTTTGTTTGCGCCTTGCCAATTGGTCCAACGGCTCATTAAGCCGTTCTCCTCTTCCTGGTGCTTCCTCCTGAAGTTGGCTTGGCCGTCTGACAATGAGCGAGCGTGTTTTCGGCGTGTTCGTTTCGACGGCTTTAGCGATCGCGGCAATATGTCCAGGCGTAGTGCCACAGCAGCCGCCAATCAAATGGACGCCTTGTTCAATAAACGCCCCTGTCATTTCATAAAAGTAATCGGTATTGGAAGCATAAACAAAGCGTCCGTCTCGGTAACCTGGCAAACTGGCATTCGGATAGCAAGCAAGTGGGAAAGCTGACGATAATTCAAGCTGTTCCAAAGAGCGGAGCATATGATAAGGGCCCATACGGCAATTGATTCCTAAAACGTCTGCTCCTAATTGATGGAGTCGCTCGAGCGCTTCACCGAGGGGAATACCGCCATTTAAGACGCCGATATCGCCCATCGACACGTTCATAATAATTGCTTTGTCTGTAAGACGCCTTGCCAGCGCTACTGCTTCTTTTGCCTCTTCAAAATCATAAAATGTTTCAAACAATAACCCGTCAACGCCTGCTTCTAAGAGAGCAGTTATTTGTTCAAGTAAAGCAGCTGTAATCGCCTTGTTTTCCGTCTCTTCATGGAGGAACCCGCGAATCCCGCCGATTGTGCCAACTAACGCAAGCTGTTCGTCGTTGCCAATCGCTTTTTTAGCAATGCTGACGGCGGCGTTATTGATGTCTGCGACACTTTCGTCCAATCCATACTTTTTAAGTTTGACGGCATTTGCTGCATACGTATTGGTTTGCAGCAGTTTCGCACCTGCCTCAATATACGATCGATGCACATTGTAAACAGCGTCAGGCTGGGAAAGGTTTAATTCTTCGTAACATAAATCAAAACCTTGCTCGTATAAAAGCGTGCCCATAGCCCCGTCTCCAACGATTAAGCTCGTTTTTAACTTGTCGCGAAGTTCCATCGTATTTCCTCCTCCTAGGATTTTTTAGCGGCGGCAAATGCTTGCAGCAAATCAGCTACAATATCTTCTCCGTTTTCAATGCCGACTGAGAAACGAAGAAGGCAGTTATCGACTCCATTTGCAAGTCTGATCTCTTCTGGAATATCAGCGTGCGTTTGTGTTGCTGGATAGGTCATTAAGCTTTCGACACCACCGAGGCTTTCGGCAAACGAAATTAATTGCAAATGCTTTAGCAACGGGTTGACCCAAGCTTCGTTTTGAACCCGAAACGACAGCATTCCGCCTCTCCCAGGATAAAGCACGTCTACAATGCCCTCTGTTTGCTCCAATGCATGCACCACTTTTTTAGCGTTTTCTTCATGCTTGGCCATCCGCAATGCCAATGTCTTCATTCCTCGAATAAGCAGCCATGAATCAAATGCTCCTAAAATACCGCCAGCACCATTATGATAATAAGCGAGCCGTTCACAAAGATCGTCTCCTTTCGCAACGATAAGCCCGGCAACGACATCGTTATGGCCTCCTAAGTACTTTGTTGCCGAATGGATGACGATGTCTGCTCCTTCCGTTAGTGGCTTCTGCAAAAGCGGCGTATAAAATGTGTTATCGACAATGAGCAGCAAATCATGTTTTTTGGCGAGAGCAGCAAGCGCTGGAATCGAGGCTTCCTGCATAAGTGGGTTAGTCGGCGTTTCGATAAAAATGGCTTTCACGTTAGAGTGAATCGCTTGTTCAACTTCTTGCAAATTCCGTGGATCGACATATGTAAAGGACACGCCCCACCTTGTCCAGCCTCCTTCAAACAGACGGTACGTACCGCCATATAAATCTTTCGAACAAATAACCCCATCACCTTGCTCAAACAACGAAAGCACAATTTGAACAGCAGCCATTCCAGAGCTAGTCGCAAATCCGCGCTCGCCGTCTTCCAATTCAGCAATGGCTTTTTCTAGTACTTCCCTTGTCGGATTACCTGTACGGGCATAATCATACCCTGTCGATTCGCCAATGCCCGGATGGCGATATGCTGTTGAAAAATAAACAGGCGTGTTTACTGCGCCAGTATGGTCATCGCGGCGATTGCCAATTTGCGCTAAGATGGTTTCAGCTCGTTTTCCCATTCTCGGTTCCCCCTAAAATGTACTTTTGCAAAACAAAAAACCCTTCTCCAAGATTAGAAGAAGGGGTTGCTTACGTGCATGCTTCTCTTATCTTGCAGATAAACTGCTGGATTTAGCACCTGACCATCGCTGGCTGGTTGCTGAAGCTTCATTGGGCCATTCCCTCCACTTCTCTTGATAAGAACCTATTCAATTGTTAAACACCATTTATAAGTTTCTTCCACTTTACCGCAACTTTCACGCAAGTGCAACCATTATTTCAGTGCTGCCCTCTCCATCGTTTATAACGCGAAAAAAAAATCGCCACAAATGATGGCGATTATTCCGGGTTTGCTTCAACAATCAATTGATCTTCATTTCCGCAGACGCACTGTTTAAACCCTGTCTCGTATTCACCTTGTTCATTGCGCTTGCCGCGCAAAATGTATTTCTCCCCACATACAGGGCAGCGAATGACGATGCGATAGCGGTTTGCTGTGGTCATGATTGAATCCCCCTTCGTGTTAAATGTTCGCTTACACAGTGAAACGGCTTCAGACTGTAGACAAACGCTCGCATAAGACGTCGTTTGACAAGCGTATCAGTCTAAGGATTTTAAACAGTAAAACGGCTTGCTTTTTTCAGCTTCCATATAGCGAGAAGCCAAAGAACGACCATAAATGGAATCATCGCAAAAAGGACATAATGGCCAAAGCTTGATAAAATAAAGTCATATCCGCCATGCAATAGGATTGGCAGAATCGCTCCAAGAAGTAAAAACATTTTTTTATGGTCTTCTTTGTACTTCGCTTGTCCAATGTAATAGCCCATGACAATCCCGTAAACAGCATGTGCCGTTGTTGGCAAAACAGTTCGCGGGATGGCTGCCTCTAACCCATAAGCGATCAT is a genomic window of Shouchella clausii containing:
- a CDS encoding bifunctional homocysteine S-methyltransferase/methylenetetrahydrofolate reductase, with the translated sequence MELRDKLKTSLIVGDGAMGTLLYEQGFDLCYEELNLSQPDAVYNVHRSYIEAGAKLLQTNTYAANAVKLKKYGLDESVADINNAAVSIAKKAIGNDEQLALVGTIGGIRGFLHEETENKAITAALLEQITALLEAGVDGLLFETFYDFEEAKEAVALARRLTDKAIIMNVSMGDIGVLNGGIPLGEALERLHQLGADVLGINCRMGPYHMLRSLEQLELSSAFPLACYPNASLPGYRDGRFVYASNTDYFYEMTGAFIEQGVHLIGGCCGTTPGHIAAIAKAVETNTPKTRSLIVRRPSQLQEEAPGRGERLNEPLDQLARRKQTIIVELDPPKKLTIAKFMEGAKALKEAGVDALTLADNSLANPRIDNQTLAMLVREQLGLRSLVHLTCRDRNLIGMQSHLMGLHLAELHDLLVITGDPSKIGDFPGATSVYDVSSLKLLPLIKQMNEGISFSGNSLGSKASFSTAAAFNPHVKHLDKAVRRLEKKIEAGADYFLTQPIFDEQQFEQLYNATKHLPVPIFVGIMPLTSSRNAEFLHNEVPGMTLSDETRARMAACGNDKEKAEQEGLQIAMELADAARTYFNGLYLVTPFLRYELTAALATHCRAIANPTNHTMEGERI
- a CDS encoding methionine biosynthesis PLP-dependent protein; the protein is MGKRAETILAQIGNRRDDHTGAVNTPVYFSTAYRHPGIGESTGYDYARTGNPTREVLEKAIAELEDGERGFATSSGMAAVQIVLSLFEQGDGVICSKDLYGGTYRLFEGGWTRWGVSFTYVDPRNLQEVEQAIHSNVKAIFIETPTNPLMQEASIPALAALAKKHDLLLIVDNTFYTPLLQKPLTEGADIVIHSATKYLGGHNDVVAGLIVAKGDDLCERLAYYHNGAGGILGAFDSWLLIRGMKTLALRMAKHEENAKKVVHALEQTEGIVDVLYPGRGGMLSFRVQNEAWVNPLLKHLQLISFAESLGGVESLMTYPATQTHADIPEEIRLANGVDNCLLRFSVGIENGEDIVADLLQAFAAAKKS